Proteins co-encoded in one Tursiops truncatus isolate mTurTru1 chromosome 17, mTurTru1.mat.Y, whole genome shotgun sequence genomic window:
- the POM121L12 gene encoding POM121-like protein 12, with amino-acid sequence MGSYLSMYLDTAEATQPAHVRKCQSPWLPRTGSAQGTYFPMDRDGRPILSFRRRRQDHELWLRCRRPLPAALRRWKYYPVRGSSAPQGWRRFPSGPPLRTSSGLGFSGHGNGFTMRSRCIVRLSCHTQSLVDIRTPPVESLNSLSPCPPSQESPDPCAMETELRALSRREEGQRRLDGPLRSESPEPRLSAFRPVMRNGVVPVFVPRPGPLIRSTCSGCKRLREEDTEPQPD; translated from the coding sequence ATGGGCAGCTACCTGAGCATGTACCTGGACACGGCCGAGGCCACGCAGCCAGCCCACGTCCGGAAGTGCCAGTCCCCATGGTTGCCACGCACCGGGTCCGCCCAAGGCACCTACTTCCCGATGGACCGGGACGGGCGCCCAATCCTGTCcttccgccgccgccgccaggaTCATGAGCTCTGGTTACGCTGCAGACGGCCGCTCCCCGCCGCCCTGCGCCGCTGGAAGTACTACCCAGTCCGCGGGTCCTCGGCGCCCCAGGGCTGGAGGCGCTTTCCCAGTGGGCCGCCCCTCCGCACCTCCTCGGGGCTGGGGTTTTCCGGCCATGGCAACGGTTTCACGATGAGGTCCCGGTGCATCGTCCGCCTCTCCTGCCACACGCAGAGCCTGGTGGACATCCGTACCCCCCCCGTTGAAAGCCTAAACAGCTTGTCCCCGTGTCCGCCCAGCCAGGAGTCCCCAGACCCCTGTGCCATGGAGACCGAGCTGAGGGCCCTCAGCCGACGCGAGGAAGGACAAAGGCGGCTCGACGGGCCTCTCAGGTCTGAGAGCCCCGAGCCCAGGCTGTCGGCCTTCCGGCCCGTGATGAGGAATGGAGTGGTCCCTGTCTTTGTGCCCAGGCCGGGGCCTCTGATAAGAAGCACCTGCTCCGGGTGCAAGCGCCTCCGAGAAGAGGACACTGAGCCCCAGCCTGATTAG